One Salvelinus fontinalis isolate EN_2023a chromosome 22, ASM2944872v1, whole genome shotgun sequence genomic window, TGCCTTTCAGATGAGGTGCATCGAGTCACCAATCGTGCCAGTCAACCCCACAGACCCCACGACCAGCTTCGCGACAGACAGTGATACTGGTCAATGTTGAAATATTGCATACATTTAGATTGACTTGAATGAAAGATTTACCCATTTGAATGTTATATTGTATTTGAGCGATGTTCTATTGATTCCCAGGGTcatttcatgtgtatctgagctaTTCATCATTTAAGCAGGCAGAAATATAGCCGGAACGATGTGTTTTCCCCGAGAATCAGAGATGCACAAAGATAAtagaacattttaaaatgggcgaatctttttttaaatgtttatgtAAGATTACTTACTGTTGAGTTTGAATCCTGTCACGTTATTTTTGTCTCTTACTCGGCAGCAGCAAAAAGGAGAAGGTTGGTCCAGGCAGAGAGCGCTATAGGCATAGAGCAGAAGGTAAAGACTGGGCAAGGGTGTGTCAGTGCTTTATTAGAGAATGAAGATAATAGTTGCTTATAATAGGTCTCATGCTGAGATATTAAGTAGTGACCCTGACCTAACGCTTTGTTTTTGTTACTTGAATTTCAGGCAGATCATGTACTCCGAGAGGCGGCGAGACGGCGTGACAGTTGGCTGGAGGATGCAGATGAGAACGAGTTTCTTCTCTATAACCCCTATGCAAGAGATGACACGGACCCAGCCTACCCCGACTGCAAGGTCAGAGGCTAATTAACCCTTTAACAGGCAGCTCAACCAGGCGAGGTCCTTTTGACAACCAATTTTAAACTAAGTGAAACATATTTATGTTGTTAGGCATATTTTATCATCTCAACCAATGCCATTTAGTAAAATCGTGTGGTTTTCATTATCGGACTGCCATGTTTTTGAAACACGCTTTCAAAGATGGTTGAAAAACAGGATGTGAACGTGAGCAAAACTGAACCTCATTTAccatacttttttgttgttgtactaaTTGTGTATAAAATGGGAAATTACAACATAAAATGTTACTGACCTCTAAAACATAAGTTAAGGATGAGTTAAGTCACtatgttttttagttttttttaacaATTTTAGGAACTCTTGAAAAATATGCTCTATTAGGCAGTTGAGTTGCCCATTTTAAAGGAATGATATTAAGTCAAAGCTTGTGACAATGGAAAGTGGAGAAATATTGTTATGGGATTTTTAGGCTGTGCAAATACAAAACCCCTTTCAAATCCATATCAGTATTTACTGTCTGCCTGTTATCTTCAATATGTTTCAGAATATCATTCAGTACATGTAATTTTACTGGTATTGTAAGCATATAAACTGTAAATGCATACATTTACATGCATTCTAATATTCATATTTTGACAcacaaatgtattattttaatATTTGATATCAAGTCCTCATTTAACTAGGCCAATCTTCCATTTATAAGTAAATGAAGCAGACATAAATACATGTATCATTTTTGAGGTTATTTAAAATTCTCAGCAAATTCCAATTTAAAATTAGTATTGGGCAACCGGCTGGTTGAGATGTTTGCGATGCATTAATTATCGAAGAGTAAGTCATTCAAACACATTTTtcatatatggtctatactgagGCTACAGAtacagtatttctgttatttttctCTTGGTGTACCAGTTAAAGCATTAATGCTGAATAGCCACCGTTTTGAATAGATACAAGGAAACTGTATGTTGCTCTTTTTCCATATGTGTACCTTCCATTTTTCCTTTTACAGTCTGAAGATGGTGGACTAGAGGAAAGGCTACATGAAAGAGATGCAGATGCATCTGGTAACATGTCAGATCATGTGAGTAGTTTTACTGGTCCTGTGTCAGAGTTGGAAGCTACAATCATTTACCAGGCAGTTTTAGGCAACATGTGTTTCATAAGATTCACTTGCTGGAACATAATTTTTATTTGGTCAAAGCATTGTTCTTCTGCCGGTCAACCAAACCCTCTTTGTCCTCAGAGCTCAGAATCGGACCCACAGAGGCAGGGCCAGAGGAACGAAGGGAGCAGTGATTCGCCATGGACTCGCCCCGGGCGaggcaaagggagagagagagccgaaGGAGTAGAGGCAGGAAGAGGTGAGTGACAGGGAGATCTATTCGTTTGTATAAATAGTCTTATCGTCGCCAACATCATTATCACCACAGTGGCTATTTGATTGTAAATGATTAATGTCTGTTGTAACCTCCAGCAGtgttggcagcagctacttttgATGGGTCCTGCGAGTACACAGAGGTTGCCTTGGGCTCCCTGGACATCGCGGCAACAGACAACCTAACACTCTCACCTCACCACGGTGGGTAGACTGTattcacacacaatacacaataaatacacacacagtctttATCCGTGGTCTCTCAGGGTCAAATCCTAGCTTGACGTATGCGTCCTGTAACTTTGACACAAATCTCCTATTAATGTCTTGTGAACACATGATTTGCGTACATAACTAAAGCCACAATTTGGTTCTCAGTGAATAGCACTGATTATCTGCTACAGTGAATAGTACCATATGACACCGATGAGGCAATGTCATATCTGCATGTCTGTGTAGAAGGCAGTGACACTGGGGAGACGGAGCGTCTGGAGGAGCTGCCTCTGTGTAGCTGCAGGATGGAGGCGCCACGCGTAGACAGCGCCAGCAGAAGGCCCAACAGACTCTGCATGGCCACAGAGAGCGTGAACGGAGAGGTTTGTGTGTGGCTGTGCACATGTAGTCTCTGTGAAGCTGTGTTTTCCCGAGGATTTTTATCAGCAGTGGTGGCAAAGTtagtgtggaggggggggggggggggggggctccgaCTGCACAtacaaaatgttgctgttttaaagttATTTTCCTACAATTCTGAACCATTTACCATGGCTTATGCCGTGTTCTTATGCTATCTAAGTGACTCAAACgttataacaaaatcaatgtcattacattttttggaattttagattctccctgactgtctagtttttattctggtgattgttagttctcaaatatGATATTATTGAAAAAAGATATAGCTCTATTATCTATTGTACttattttaaataatttttttgcATCATATCTTTGGGTGTGGCGGCCATTTTTTTGCGAGTCGCTGCTAAATGAATATAGGGGCAACACGGTAAGCTTTTCCATCTCACATAGCTCATTTGGAATGAACATATGACGCACTATTTACTTCCCCTTTCAATTGTTCACTTTCCTCTCCCTCTTGTCTTTCGCAGCTGGTGGGCTGTACCAATATCATTCAGAAGGGGGAGACCATGCGGCCGTCCAGTCGGGTTTCCCTCATTGTGCTGTGCGAAAGCCATCGGTCACATATGGTCAAACATCACTGCTGCCCTGGATGTGGATACTTCTGTATCACAGTAAGGTTTTGTGCCACCCCCACAATCAAACATACTATCTGATGTCAAAGAACTGGATAGGTGAAAAGAAATTCCAAGTAGGCGTAGTGCTGTGGCAGTCATGAAATTTcgtcagctggtgattgtcaagcaaataactgccggtctcacggtaattgactgttaattaacataaacacatttagcatctcctggcttccacgcacAGCCTACAAAGCCATTTTTaaaagtataataaatccatgtagtatggcctacaccttcacaatgaatccattatttatttcagacctgttttaaagaagcatgatatggagacaatgtagtctatttcagaagaacagaatagcattgtccttatgttaggtcctgatgtggctatgccatatggctgtgggctacactagttaatttagcagacaagattatCTTATAATTCCCtggaattatattattttatagtatgaagaatacaattgaacaaagctgaataaaataaagatattttctcaaagatttgagggagtgtgcacatgcggctattctgtgttgagcggttaacaaagaaataggtcctcctttatgcttaatttagagttattcatgtaactttagttgttctacaaacgttgggctatgttttgatttttaatacattgtaaggctgcatgatgagacgctaatgaggatttgaaaaaagttgcttgaaaggcatgagctctgctttgtttttttgcgcaggctgtgaacactccaatagtctctcattcacacttTGACAAGCATTTGAAAATGCATCAAATTTCACGGTGGCATCCCCTTTGGGGCcttaatgcaccctaaaaaaatccatgccatTTGTGGCCCGGcgtgctgcgttgtgccctttTCCCTGAGGGTGCTGTGCAATCCGAAgcgcctctcactcacatggctctcagtCACCgattgggtctttctcacaggctacaagtgaagactgacacatcggggacgcaacagcgtgcgtccttatccaattccaaaGTGCAAATTGAAGATATTAAcctttcgtcagccaacaagatgagtaagcctaacgaacagcaaaagcactagcctatgtcaatctactatcccccatagtacaaaagtcaacctattctgtgtgaaaaataaatattccaaacatagtctgggacagttgtgggatgcgatagatcccaaatgaatacaactacTAGCATCAAAAAACCTTTATGCAATGTGGCttatgcaacagatcagaatgtttagcttaaaatgttgataaactattaggctatttcttcacattataagcccaGCAATGCGCTATAAGCGAGAATATTCCATTAGCGGAAAACGGCATAATCAAAAGTGActgcaaatgcaattatgcatgtaatgcttttattataagggtgcatttttatggtgaaaattatcttccccaaacttgaaactcacgcactgcttatgtatgccagttaggctctacaccctttttaaagcagattaatgtgcttaattttatgaagttatttggccattttagttgtgatacaaatctTATTAAAACGTATAGGCATGTGGGCTAGGCTAAATGATGTGTGTGACAATGATTcgaaaaagttgcaaaaaaacGCATTGTTTCTTATActaggcatcattcacaagtgataatatatcattcacaagtgatgggctaatactgtcacccatcagactgttcttgatttaatcttggctttacatatactaaataataaatgtgatatttttattttatttagaatggaccattctcatgcacctgtatcgaaacaggggcagcgggaaaacatacatgtcatctatgcacttaaattaccaatggaggatgcttttcctCGTGGTTTATTTTTTTTATGCCAGCCAGGTAGACTATACTTGTGCTTAATAtgaggaaagttgagaaataaacatAGTAGATCTAGCCTTTAGAaaactgatgggatcctcctctttttaatagaggccatcactctgttttctcccgcAGTTGCATAGCCTacagaaatgttgcgcaacatgagctcatggctcatgattagattttcgattacatttgcatcgatgtcagagtgattagagggacgaTAGAGTGCGGAGTACCAGGCAGTcggcaagtttggtaggctactaatgaacagcagcagcattagagcttggagaagcctaattaccatgactaagcggtcatgtggaatttgacggccttcatgactcgtgaccgccggtgtggcagtcaccgcaacagccctaagtAGACAACCTCCATATTGTATTCACCTTAGACCTAGCTTGTGTTTTCTAATCTGTAAagatggagaggagacacagagagaccacTGCAGACACTTGAGATGCATAATAAGTCTGTGCGTGTACGGTGTATGTTTGACGTGGCCttacacccctccctctctctgatttcCCAGGGCACCTTCCTAGAGTGCTGTCCGGACCAGCGCATCGCCCACCGCTTCCACCGGGGCTGTGTGACAGTGCTGGGGGCTGGGAGGGGCAGGGGCATGGGCACAGGCATGCTCTTCTGCCCCCACTGTGGCGAGGATGCCTCGGAGGCCCAAGAGGTCACCATCCCCCCCTCAGCATCCGCGGCCACTGGGGTCACCACTTCCGCCTcgtccaccaccacactgtcccTCCCACCCCCCATCCCCTCTGACCTCTCCCTGGCGGCCTCCACGTGGCCGCTGAAGAACGGGAAGGGGCCGGTGGGTCCTATCAggtgaggagaaagggggagataaAGATATGTGAAAAGACTAAGTGTAGGCTGGAGTGCAATAATTGGGTGATTTTGATCTGCTTGTTGTGTATTTGTGGATAATTGATTGATTTGAGCTTGTGCCTGTGAGTCTATTGTTTGATAACTCGTATGGAAATAATGGTTATTCACACCACCCTAGTCATTGCAGCCTTCTTTTACTCCCTCTTTGTCTTCTTGATCTGTCAGTGCGAGGATGCGTGGGGTGGTAAAGAGAGACCAGGATCAGCGGCCCCCCAAAGCCGCTCTGGCAGCAGGGACTGTCAACGCAGCCCCCCCAGGCGAGGGGGGAGTGGACAGTGTGGgaccctccctctgtcttcccaATGGGAAGCCAGTCTGTCCCAGTGCACTTCCCCCCGGGCCCAGTAGGGCGGCGCTGCAGAAAGCCATTCTCACCCAGGACACTGAGAAGTGAGACAAAATAATAAAATTGATTAATAATAGTCTAAGTCTTATAGAATAGAATTATCTGTTGCAAATCAATGATTGATGGGAATTGTTTACGGCTAGACTTGGGTCTTGTTTGAATGCTTTGAAAATACATCCATCTTTCCTCCCTTTGTTGAAATTCCAAATTTGCTGAACTGACTGAATTGTGCAAAGCTATATAGGGGaaatgtatttaatggtgttggATCCAGTGATTAGTCCAAGGAATAGGAATGTGGGAGAGGTGCATTTTACACAGAGTTCTGATAGGAGCTGTTCTCACGTGCTGATTCTTGGTTGTGATTGGTCAGGAGGAAGAAGCTGAGGTTCCACCCCCGCCAGCTCTATCCAGCTGCCAAGCAGGGCGAGGTGCAGAGGGTTCTGCTCATGCTCAGTAAGTGTCATAAGGAGTCCTTTGTTCGTATTTTACTGTTAGATTAAATAGACATTCCTGATCTGATTGCATATTTTGTCTAAAGTGGCTTGGTCTCATCGCTCCTCCATCTGCTCTGGAAACTCTTGTTGTCCACTGTTCTTTCACATAAGTGAATGAATGAGATGATATTGACCCCTACTGCTGCTAATAACCCCTCCACTCCACTTACTTTCTCTGTTTGGTTCAGTGGAGGGCATAGACCCAGCCTACCAGGCTGACTCCCAGAACAGACGCTGTGCTCTCCACGTTGCCGCCCAGAGAGGCCTGCTGGAGGTCTGCTACATGCTGGTGCAGGTGAACAACTTTTGCACTTCAATCATTACAACTGGGTAATATTCATTAGGCTCCAAACTGAAGAAAACCGACTGAATCGGGAAGGGAAtcggggagggactacctgaacttgtccaataagaaatgcttgttTACATTCTGTTGCGAATGTTTTGACATTCAACCCTACAACCCTGCTCTTTATTTTTATGTTCCTTTCACTCTTATTCCCCCCAAAATGGATCAGAGTGTCACTCGTACAGTTATTATTCACCAGAGTGCTCAAATGCTTTTCTTGTCTATTTACAGGCAGGTGCTAAACTGGACATCCAAGACAAATCCATGAGGACCCCTCTCCTGGAGGCCATCGTCAACAACCATGTGGAGGTGACCAGGTACCTGGTCCAGAGTGGAGCCTGCGTCTATCACACTGTGAGTGCCTGGTAAACAGCCCCTATACCAAAGCTGGTCGGCTAACACTTGTAGCGGCTCTAGTAACATGAGCCGTAAAGGATTTAAACCTGAGAGAATTTGATTGTCACCTCAGAAGTCAACAGTAGGATATATTATAAAGTAACTGGAGCTAGGACCTGTAGGTGGCATGTTAATACAATCTTGATTGCAATCAAATTCTCACCTTCTGACAATATTAAAATGTGAAGATTATAATTTTTCTTCGCCTCTCCTATTGGCTTTTCCTCTCTtcgccccccctccctccccaactATTCTGTATTTTCcattttctttctccctctcctccctccctctcctccctctcttctcccccttctcttctctccaggAAGAAGATGGCTACACTGGTCTCCACCACGCGGCCAAACTGGGCAGTCTGGACATTGTCACCCTTTTGTTGGAGACAGGACAGGTGGACATCAACGCACAGGtggggaagagcgagagagggacacTCTCGGGCTCTAGACAGGGTGGCAACAACCGACAAGTCAGTGTGTGTTTTATCAGTCTGCGACACTCTTTGTCGACTGCATACTTCACACTGCATCATGTCCGATGACCACATTGTCTGTTTTCTGAGAATTGCTTTAACGACCTTTTTTTGCTGCTAACTAAGCATCTTTATTTTGATTCAGACTATGCATGCACTGATGAAGATAATATAATTCTCTTTATTTGATATTAAGTTGTAAttaattttttttacaaatctATGCCTctgtatattatttatttatttattttatttcacctttatttaaccaggtaggcaaattgagaacacgttctcatttacaattgcgacctggccaagataaagcaaagcagttcgacacatacaacaacacatagttacacatggagtagaacaaacatacagtcaataatacagtgaaaaataagtctatatacaatgtgagcaagtgaggtgagataagggaggtgaaggcaaataaaatatattaataaataaaaatataaaaaaaggccatggtggcgaagtaaatacaatatagcaaattaaaaaaacactggaatggttggtttgcagtggaagaaggtgcaaagtagagatagaaataatggggtgcaaaggagcaaaataaataaatacagtaggtaaagaggtagttgttgggCTAATTTATAgacgggctatgtacaggtgcagtaatctatgagctgctctgacagctggtgcttaaagctagtgagggagataagtgtttccagtttcagagatttttgtagttcgttccagtcattggcagcagagaactggaaggagaggcggccataggaagaattggttttgggggtgaccagagagatatacctgctggagcgcgtgctacgggtgggcgttgctatggtgaccagcgagctgagataaggggggactttacctagcagggtcttgtagatgacctggagccagtgggtttggcgacgagtgtgaagcgagggccagccaacgagagcgtacaggtcgcagtggtgggtagtatatggggctttggtgacaaaacggatggcactgtgatagactgcatccaatttattgagtagggttttggaggctattttgtaaatgacatcaccgaagtcgaggattggtaggatggtcagttttacaagggtatgtttggcagcatgagtgaaggatgctttgttgcggaataggaagccgattctagatttaactttggattggagatgcttgatgtgagtctggaaggagagtttacagtctaaccagacacctaggtatttgtagttgtccacatattctaagtcagagccgtccagagtagtgatgttggacaggcgggcaggtgcaggcagcgatcggttgaagagcatgcatttagttttacttgtatttaagagcaattggaggccacggaaggagagttgtatggcattgaagctcgcctggagggttgttaacacagtgtcaaaagaagggccagaagtatacagaatagtgtcgtctgcgtagaggtggatcagtaTCAcagtggcgtgtataagtggcagaggaagtcaggcgcaggagagtcaaaatagagtgtagcatggagtactttaattaaagtcccagtaatctgctccataacactcacggaaaaatataatacaaatctgggtacgaagacccatcgcacacctatacacaaacaacacaacacttgacaacgaacaatctctgacaaacccatgaagggaaacagagggttaaatacacaacaggtaatgaatgggattgacaacaggtgtgtgggaagacaagacaaaaccaatggaaaatgaaaaatggatcgatgatggctagaagaccggtgaagtcgaccgccgaacaccgcccggacaaggagaggcaacgacttcggcagaagtcgtgacaatcaga contains:
- the LOC129819623 gene encoding histone-lysine N-methyltransferase EHMT2-like isoform X5, which translates into the protein MSASEKTSKELSESDALEPDTEVRLSSQSDEGDASTNTAVVTKETEPMGGRLSQLLFQEIQGDGSKNGEESERLSTTSSSVSVRTLAGHAAKSLPSTSSSSISSSTSSPSGRAKMSVFGPGSKALLPPPSSSSPPPVPGQTVKIHRARKTMNRPPPTQMRCIESPIVPVNPTDPTTSFATDSDTAAKRRRLVQAESAIGIEQKADHVLREAARRRDSWLEDADENEFLLYNPYARDDTDPAYPDCKSEDGGLEERLHERDADASGNMSDHSSESDPQRQGQRNEGSSDSPWTRPGRGKGRERAEGVEAGRAVLAAATFDGSCEYTEVALGSLDIAATDNLTLSPHHEGSDTGETERLEELPLCSCRMEAPRVDSASRRPNRLCMATESVNGELVGCTNIIQKGETMRPSSRVSLIVLCESHRSHMVKHHCCPGCGYFCITGTFLECCPDQRIAHRFHRGCVTVLGAGRGRGMGTGMLFCPHCGEDASEAQEVTIPPSASAATGVTTSASSTTTLSLPPPIPSDLSLAASTWPLKNGKGPVGPISARMRGVVKRDQDQRPPKAALAAGTVNAAPPGEGGVDSVGPSLCLPNGKPVCPSALPPGPSRAALQKAILTQDTEKRKKLRFHPRQLYPAAKQGEVQRVLLMLMEGIDPAYQADSQNRRCALHVAAQRGLLEVCYMLVQAGAKLDIQDKSMRTPLLEAIVNNHVEVTRYLVQSGACVYHTEEDGYTGLHHAAKLGSLDIVTLLLETGQVDINAQDSGGWTPIIWAAEHKHIKVIRALLNRGADVTLKDKEMNACLHWASFAGCVTIAEMVLNAGCPLSSVNMHGDTPLHIASREGFLDCVTLFLSRGADIDIMNREGDTPLSLARSDSPVWVSLQINRKLRRGIANRMLRTEKIISSDVAQGYENVPIPCVNAVDDEGCPSDYKYVSENCETSAMNIDRNITHLQHCSCTEDCSSSNCLCGQLSIRCWYDKDHRLLQEFNKIEPPLIFECNLACSCYRTCKNRVVQAGINL
- the LOC129819623 gene encoding histone-lysine N-methyltransferase EHMT2-like isoform X4; the protein is MSASEKTSKELSESDALEPDTEVRLSSQSDEGDASTNTAVVTKETEPMGGRLSQLLFQEIQGDGSKNGEESERLSTTSSSVSVRTLAGHAAKSLPSTSSSSISSSTSSPSGRAKMSVFGPGSKALLPPPSSSSPPPVPGQTVKIHRARKTMNRPPPTQMRCIESPIVPVNPTDPTTSFATDSDTAAKRRRLVQAESAIGIEQKADHVLREAARRRDSWLEDADENEFLLYNPYARDDTDPAYPDCKSEDGGLEERLHERDADASGNMSDHSSESDPQRQGQRNEGSSDSPWTRPGRGKGRERAEGVEAGRAVLAAATFDGSCEYTEVALGSLDIAATDNLTLSPHHGSDTGETERLEELPLCSCRMEAPRVDSASRRPNRLCMATESVNGELVGCTNIIQKGETMRPSSRVSLIVLCESHRSHMVKHHCCPGCGYFCITGTFLECCPDQRIAHRFHRGCVTVLGAGRGRGMGTGMLFCPHCGEDASEAQEVTIPPSASAATGVTTSASSTTTLSLPPPIPSDLSLAASTWPLKNGKGPVGPISARMRGVVKRDQDQRPPKAALAAGTVNAAPPGEGGVDSVGPSLCLPNGKPVCPSALPPGPSRAALQKAILTQDTEKRKKLRFHPRQLYPAAKQGEVQRVLLMLMEGIDPAYQADSQNRRCALHVAAQRGLLEVCYMLVQAGAKLDIQDKSMRTPLLEAIVNNHVEVTRYLVQSGACVYHTEEDGYTGLHHAAKLGSLDIVTLLLETGQVDINAQDSGGWTPIIWAAEHKHIKVIRALLNRGADVTLKDKEMNACLHWASFAGCVTIAEMVLNAGCPLSSVNMHGDTPLHIASREGFLDCVTLFLSRGADIDIMNREGDTPLSLARSDSPVWVSLQINRKLRRGIANRMLRTEKIISSDVAQGYENVPIPCVNAVDDEGCPSDYKYVSENCETSAMNIDRNITHLQHCSCTEDCSSSNCLCGQLSIRCWYDKDHRLLQEFNKIEPPLIFECNLACSCYRTCKNRVVQAGIKVRLQLYRTEKMGWGVRALQDIPQGSFICEYVGELISDAEADVREDDSYLFDLDNKDGEVYCIDARYYGNISRFINHLCDPNIIPVRVFMLHQDLRFPRIAFFSSRDILTGQELGFDYGDRFWDIKSKYFTCQCGSEKCKHSAEAIALEQSRLARLETCPELDTDPGLAMLGNF
- the LOC129819623 gene encoding histone-lysine N-methyltransferase EHMT2-like isoform X2 → MSASEKTSKELSESDALEPDTEVRLSSQSDEGDASTNTAVVTKETEPMGGRLSQLLFQEIQGDGSKNGEESERLSTTSSSVSVRTLAGHAAKSLPSTSSSSISSSTSSPSGRAKMSVFGPGSKALLPPPSSSSPPPVPGQTVKIHRARKTMNRPPPTQMRCIESPIVPVNPTDPTTSFATDSDTAAKRRRLVQAESAIGIEQKADHVLREAARRRDSWLEDADENEFLLYNPYARDDTDPAYPDCKSEDGGLEERLHERDADASGNMSDHSSESDPQRQGQRNEGSSDSPWTRPGRGKGRERAEGVEAGRVLAAATFDGSCEYTEVALGSLDIAATDNLTLSPHHEGSDTGETERLEELPLCSCRMEAPRVDSASRRPNRLCMATESVNGELVGCTNIIQKGETMRPSSRVSLIVLCESHRSHMVKHHCCPGCGYFCITGTFLECCPDQRIAHRFHRGCVTVLGAGRGRGMGTGMLFCPHCGEDASEAQEVTIPPSASAATGVTTSASSTTTLSLPPPIPSDLSLAASTWPLKNGKGPVGPISARMRGVVKRDQDQRPPKAALAAGTVNAAPPGEGGVDSVGPSLCLPNGKPVCPSALPPGPSRAALQKAILTQDTEKRKKLRFHPRQLYPAAKQGEVQRVLLMLMEGIDPAYQADSQNRRCALHVAAQRGLLEVCYMLVQAGAKLDIQDKSMRTPLLEAIVNNHVEVTRYLVQSGACVYHTEEDGYTGLHHAAKLGSLDIVTLLLETGQVDINAQDSGGWTPIIWAAEHKHIKVIRALLNRGADVTLKDKEMNACLHWASFAGCVTIAEMVLNAGCPLSSVNMHGDTPLHIASREGFLDCVTLFLSRGADIDIMNREGDTPLSLARSDSPVWVSLQINRKLRRGIANRMLRTEKIISSDVAQGYENVPIPCVNAVDDEGCPSDYKYVSENCETSAMNIDRNITHLQHCSCTEDCSSSNCLCGQLSIRCWYDKDHRLLQEFNKIEPPLIFECNLACSCYRTCKNRVVQAGIKVRLQLYRTEKMGWGVRALQDIPQGSFICEYVGELISDAEADVREDDSYLFDLDNKDGEVYCIDARYYGNISRFINHLCDPNIIPVRVFMLHQDLRFPRIAFFSSRDILTGQELGFDYGDRFWDIKSKYFTCQCGSEKCKHSAEAIALEQSRLARLETCPELDTDPGLAMLGNF
- the LOC129819623 gene encoding histone-lysine N-methyltransferase EHMT2-like isoform X3 encodes the protein MSASEKTSKELSESDALEPDTEVRLSSQSDEGDASTNTAVVTKETEPMGGRLSQLLFQEIQGDGSKNGEESERLSTTSSSVSVRTLAGHAAKSLPSTSSSSISSSTSSPSGRAKMSVFGPGSKALLPPPSSSSPPPVPGQTVKIHRARKTMNRPPPTQMRCIESPIVPVNPTDPTTSFATDSDTAKRRRLVQAESAIGIEQKADHVLREAARRRDSWLEDADENEFLLYNPYARDDTDPAYPDCKSEDGGLEERLHERDADASGNMSDHSSESDPQRQGQRNEGSSDSPWTRPGRGKGRERAEGVEAGRAVLAAATFDGSCEYTEVALGSLDIAATDNLTLSPHHEGSDTGETERLEELPLCSCRMEAPRVDSASRRPNRLCMATESVNGELVGCTNIIQKGETMRPSSRVSLIVLCESHRSHMVKHHCCPGCGYFCITGTFLECCPDQRIAHRFHRGCVTVLGAGRGRGMGTGMLFCPHCGEDASEAQEVTIPPSASAATGVTTSASSTTTLSLPPPIPSDLSLAASTWPLKNGKGPVGPISARMRGVVKRDQDQRPPKAALAAGTVNAAPPGEGGVDSVGPSLCLPNGKPVCPSALPPGPSRAALQKAILTQDTEKRKKLRFHPRQLYPAAKQGEVQRVLLMLMEGIDPAYQADSQNRRCALHVAAQRGLLEVCYMLVQAGAKLDIQDKSMRTPLLEAIVNNHVEVTRYLVQSGACVYHTEEDGYTGLHHAAKLGSLDIVTLLLETGQVDINAQDSGGWTPIIWAAEHKHIKVIRALLNRGADVTLKDKEMNACLHWASFAGCVTIAEMVLNAGCPLSSVNMHGDTPLHIASREGFLDCVTLFLSRGADIDIMNREGDTPLSLARSDSPVWVSLQINRKLRRGIANRMLRTEKIISSDVAQGYENVPIPCVNAVDDEGCPSDYKYVSENCETSAMNIDRNITHLQHCSCTEDCSSSNCLCGQLSIRCWYDKDHRLLQEFNKIEPPLIFECNLACSCYRTCKNRVVQAGIKVRLQLYRTEKMGWGVRALQDIPQGSFICEYVGELISDAEADVREDDSYLFDLDNKDGEVYCIDARYYGNISRFINHLCDPNIIPVRVFMLHQDLRFPRIAFFSSRDILTGQELGFDYGDRFWDIKSKYFTCQCGSEKCKHSAEAIALEQSRLARLETCPELDTDPGLAMLGNF